In a genomic window of Pseudomonas putida:
- the pyrE gene encoding orotate phosphoribosyltransferase, with the protein MQAYQRDFIRFAIDRGVLRFGEFTLKSGRTSPYFFNAGLFNSGSALAQLGRFYAAAIAESGIPFDVLFGPAYKGIPLAATTAVALAEHHNRDLPWCFNRKEAKAHGEGGSLVGAPLTGEVLIIDDVITAGTAIREVMQIIASQDGAKAAGVLIALNRQERGNGELSAIQEVERDFGIPVISIVSLNQVLEFLADDPQLKQHLPAVEAYRAQFGV; encoded by the coding sequence ATGCAAGCGTATCAGCGCGATTTCATTCGTTTTGCCATCGATCGCGGCGTTTTGCGCTTCGGTGAGTTCACCCTGAAGTCCGGGCGTACCAGTCCTTACTTCTTCAACGCCGGCCTGTTCAACTCGGGTTCGGCCCTGGCGCAGCTGGGGCGTTTCTACGCCGCCGCCATTGCCGAAAGCGGCATTCCCTTCGACGTTCTGTTCGGTCCGGCCTACAAGGGCATCCCTTTGGCGGCGACCACTGCCGTGGCGTTGGCCGAGCATCACAACCGTGACCTGCCATGGTGCTTCAACCGCAAGGAAGCCAAGGCCCACGGCGAAGGTGGCAGTCTGGTGGGTGCACCGTTGACCGGCGAAGTGCTGATCATCGACGACGTGATCACCGCCGGCACCGCCATCCGCGAAGTGATGCAGATCATCGCCTCCCAGGATGGCGCCAAGGCGGCGGGCGTTCTGATCGCCCTGAACCGTCAGGAGCGCGGCAACGGTGAGCTGTCGGCGATTCAGGAAGTGGAGCGCGACTTCGGCATTCCGGTGATCAGCATTGTTTCGCTGAACCAGGTGCTGGAGTTCCTGGCTGACGATCCTCAGCTCAAGCAACACCTGCCTGCCGTGGAAGCGTACCGCGCACAGTTCGGCGTTTAG
- a CDS encoding phospholipase D family protein: protein MRVRQPLITLLLLASFLGGCASQDLQREPSQALPASASAFGRSVQAQAATHEGKSGFRLLSDSTEAFTARAELIRNAQSSLDLQYYIVHDGISTRMLVEELLKAADRGVRVRILLDDTTSDGQDVTIATLAAHPQIQIRVFNPLHLGRSTGVTRTMGRLFNLSQQHRRMHNKLWLADNSMAIVGGRNLGDEYFDAEPKLNFTDIDILGVGPVAEQLGHSFDQYWNSALSKPIDTFVSSKPTAKDLENTRIRLEDSLKEYRKQNHALYKQLKKFATAPRLDAWRKELIWAWNQALWDAPSKVLAKDEPDSQLLLTTQLAPELKGVSKELIMVSAYFVPGQPGLVYLTGRADAGVSVRLLTNALEATDVPAVHGGYMPYRRALLEHGVQLFELRRQPGDDSGSGPRLFSSKSYGDSDSSLHSKAIVFDQQKSFIGSFNFDPRSTLWNTEVGVLVDSPELAARVRELALQGMAPALSYQVKLEHGQVVWVTEDDGKMHTVTQEPGNWWRRFNAWLSNTVGLERML, encoded by the coding sequence GTGAGAGTCAGACAGCCGCTTATCACTCTGTTGTTACTCGCTTCGTTCCTCGGCGGCTGCGCCAGCCAGGACCTGCAGCGCGAGCCGAGCCAGGCCTTACCGGCCAGCGCTTCGGCCTTTGGCCGTTCGGTCCAGGCCCAAGCTGCGACTCACGAAGGTAAATCAGGCTTTCGCTTGCTGTCCGACAGCACCGAGGCCTTTACCGCTCGCGCCGAGTTGATTCGCAACGCCCAGAGCAGCCTCGATTTGCAGTACTACATCGTCCATGACGGCATCAGCACGCGCATGCTGGTGGAAGAACTGCTCAAGGCCGCCGATCGCGGCGTGCGCGTGCGCATCCTGCTCGACGACACCACCAGTGATGGCCAGGACGTCACCATCGCCACCCTGGCTGCGCATCCGCAGATCCAGATTCGCGTGTTCAACCCCCTGCACCTCGGACGCAGCACCGGCGTGACACGCACCATGGGCCGACTGTTCAATCTCTCGCAACAGCACCGGCGCATGCACAACAAGTTGTGGCTGGCCGATAACAGCATGGCCATCGTCGGCGGGCGAAATCTGGGGGACGAGTATTTCGACGCGGAACCCAAACTGAACTTCACCGACATCGACATCCTCGGCGTCGGACCGGTCGCCGAGCAGTTGGGGCACAGTTTCGACCAATACTGGAACAGCGCCCTGAGCAAACCGATCGATACCTTCGTCTCCAGCAAACCCACCGCCAAGGACCTGGAAAACACCCGGATCCGGCTGGAGGACTCCCTGAAGGAGTACCGCAAGCAGAACCACGCGCTCTATAAGCAGCTGAAGAAATTCGCCACCGCCCCGCGCCTGGACGCCTGGCGCAAGGAACTGATCTGGGCGTGGAACCAGGCGCTGTGGGATGCGCCGAGCAAGGTACTGGCCAAGGACGAGCCCGATTCGCAATTACTGCTGACCACCCAACTGGCACCGGAACTCAAAGGCGTCAGCAAGGAGCTGATCATGGTGTCGGCCTATTTCGTTCCCGGCCAACCGGGGCTGGTGTACCTGACCGGGCGCGCCGATGCCGGCGTCTCGGTGCGCCTGTTGACCAATGCCCTGGAAGCCACGGACGTACCTGCGGTGCATGGCGGCTATATGCCGTATCGCAGGGCGCTGCTGGAGCACGGCGTGCAGCTGTTCGAATTGCGCCGCCAACCCGGAGATGACAGCGGTAGCGGACCGCGGCTGTTTTCCAGCAAGTCCTACGGCGATTCCGACTCCAGCCTGCACAGCAAGGCGATCGTCTTCGATCAGCAAAAATCCTTCATCGGCTCGTTCAATTTCGACCCGCGCTCGACGCTGTGGAATACCGAAGTCGGCGTACTGGTGGACAGCCCCGAGCTCGCCGCCCGGGTCCGCGAACTGGCACTACAGGGCATGGCGCCGGCCCTGAGTTATCAGGTGAAACTGGAACATGGCCAGGTTGTCTGGGTCACCGAGGACGACGGCAAGATGCACACCGTGACCCAGGAGCCTGGCAACTGGTGGCGCCGCTTCAATGCCTGGCTCAGCAACACCGTCGGACTTGAGCGGATGCTTTGA
- the radC gene encoding RadC family protein — MSIRDWPAAERPREKLLEQGSACLSDAELLAIFLRTGVSGKSAVDLARHLLSQFGSLRSLLEADLAAFSTQLGLGPAKFAQLQAVLEMSRRHLAERLRLKPALENPHAVRDYLKAMLRHEPHEVFGCLFLDSKHQVLTFEALFRGSIDNTSVHPREVVKRALVHNAAALILCHNHPSGNSTPSQADRSLTKRLQKALELIDVRVLDHFIIGDGDPLSMAEYGWM, encoded by the coding sequence ATGAGTATTCGCGATTGGCCGGCGGCGGAGCGGCCGCGGGAGAAGCTGCTTGAGCAGGGATCGGCATGCCTTTCGGATGCCGAATTACTGGCCATCTTTTTACGAACCGGTGTGTCCGGCAAAAGCGCGGTGGATCTGGCGCGGCATCTGCTGAGCCAGTTTGGCAGCCTGCGGTCGTTGTTGGAGGCAGATCTCGCCGCCTTCAGCACGCAGTTGGGGCTGGGGCCGGCAAAATTTGCACAGTTGCAGGCGGTGCTGGAAATGAGTCGACGGCATCTGGCCGAACGATTGCGCCTTAAGCCGGCCCTCGAGAATCCACATGCGGTGCGTGATTACCTCAAGGCGATGCTGCGGCATGAGCCACACGAGGTGTTCGGTTGTCTGTTTCTGGATTCGAAACACCAGGTGCTGACCTTTGAGGCGCTGTTTCGCGGCTCCATCGACAACACCAGCGTCCATCCACGAGAGGTGGTCAAGCGCGCATTGGTACACAACGCCGCCGCCCTGATCCTCTGCCACAACCACCCGTCGGGCAACTCCACCCCCAGCCAGGCCGATCGGTCGCTGACCAAGCGCTTGCAGAAGGCGCTTGAGCTGATTGATGTGCGGGTGCTTGATCACTTCATCATCGGGGATGGCGATCCGCTGTCGATGGCCGAGTATGGCTGGATGTGA
- the dut gene encoding dUTP diphosphatase, with protein MHALQAKILDPRIGTEFPLPQYATPGSAGLDLRAMLEKDIVIKPGETVLIPTGLSVYIGDPSLAALILPRSGLGHKHGIVLGNLVGLIDSDYQGPLMVSCWNRGQTDFTMAVGERLAQLVLVPVVQAHFEMVEEFVETQRGTGGFGHSGSH; from the coding sequence ATGCACGCTTTGCAAGCCAAGATCCTCGACCCTCGCATCGGTACCGAATTCCCGCTGCCGCAGTACGCCACTCCGGGCTCCGCTGGCCTGGACCTGCGCGCCATGCTGGAAAAAGACATTGTGATCAAACCGGGAGAGACGGTGCTGATCCCGACCGGGCTGTCGGTCTACATCGGCGACCCGAGCCTCGCCGCCCTGATCCTGCCGCGCTCCGGCCTGGGCCATAAGCACGGCATCGTGCTGGGCAACCTGGTCGGTCTGATCGACTCGGACTACCAGGGCCCGCTGATGGTGTCCTGCTGGAACCGTGGCCAGACCGACTTCACCATGGCGGTAGGAGAGCGTCTGGCGCAGCTGGTATTGGTGCCGGTGGTTCAGGCTCATTTCGAGATGGTCGAAGAGTTCGTCGAGACCCAGCGCGGCACCGGCGGTTTTGGCCACTCCGGCAGCCATTGA
- a CDS encoding cupin domain-containing protein, translated as MSIQNIVDFSQATTAAERYRPDPAKVLKGDPEQAVYNHYNSPCGQLNAGVWEGAVGQWTVNFTEHEYCEIVQGVSVLRDLDGNAKTLRVGDRFVIPAGFRGTWEVLEPCRKIYVAFEQKA; from the coding sequence ATGAGCATCCAGAACATCGTCGACTTCAGCCAGGCCACCACCGCCGCCGAACGCTATCGCCCGGATCCGGCGAAAGTGCTCAAGGGCGACCCCGAGCAAGCGGTGTACAACCACTACAACAGCCCTTGTGGCCAATTGAACGCTGGTGTGTGGGAAGGAGCCGTTGGCCAGTGGACGGTGAATTTCACGGAACACGAATACTGTGAAATCGTGCAGGGCGTGTCCGTGCTGCGTGATCTTGATGGTAATGCCAAGACATTGCGTGTTGGCGATCGCTTCGTCATCCCGGCAGGTTTCCGGGGTACCTGGGAAGTGCTGGAGCCTTGCCGCAAGATCTATGTGGCGTTTGAGCAGAAGGCCTGA
- the rpmG gene encoding 50S ribosomal protein L33: MRELIRLISSAGTGHFYTTDKNKRTTPDKIEIKKYDPVVRKHVIYKEGKIK, from the coding sequence ATGCGTGAATTGATTCGTTTGATTTCGAGCGCCGGTACTGGTCACTTCTACACTACCGACAAGAACAAGCGCACTACTCCGGACAAAATCGAGATCAAGAAATATGATCCGGTTGTTCGCAAGCACGTGATCTACAAGGAAGGCAAAATCAAGTAA
- the rpmB gene encoding 50S ribosomal protein L28, with protein MSRVCQVTGKGPVTGNNISHANNKTRRRFLPNLQHHRFWVEEEKRFVRLRVSAKGMRIIDKRGISVVLAELRRDGKV; from the coding sequence ATGTCTAGAGTATGTCAAGTTACCGGTAAGGGTCCGGTGACTGGGAACAACATTTCCCACGCAAACAACAAAACCCGTCGTCGTTTCCTGCCGAACCTGCAGCATCACCGCTTCTGGGTTGAAGAAGAGAAACGTTTCGTACGTCTGCGCGTATCTGCCAAAGGCATGCGCATCATCGACAAGCGTGGCATCAGTGTCGTGCTGGCCGAACTTCGTCGCGATGGCAAGGTTTAA
- the coaBC gene encoding bifunctional phosphopantothenoylcysteine decarboxylase/phosphopantothenate--cysteine ligase CoaBC codes for MQRLYRKRIVLGVGGGIAAYKSADLVRRLMDQGAEVRVVMTRGGAEFITPLTMQALSGHPVHLDLLDPAAEAAMGHIELAKWADLVLIAPATADLIARLAQGIADDLLTTLVLATDAVVAVAPAMNQAMWRDPATQANLQTLESRDLKVFGPASGSQACGDVGLGRMLEATDLAQLAADCFKRQALTGKHVLITAGPTQENIDPVRYITNHSSGKMGFALAEAAVEAGARVTLITGPVHLPTPDRVTRIDVVSARDMLAACEAAIPCDLFIASAAVADYRPEVVAPQKLKKDPTNGDGLLLQMVRNPDILASIATRPDRPFSVGFAAETEHLLDYAARKLKDKNLDLIVANDVANPSIGFNSEENACSVIDRDLHATLFAQTSKSKIARQLITFIAERLNQV; via the coding sequence ATGCAGCGGCTGTATCGGAAACGCATTGTTCTGGGCGTCGGCGGCGGCATTGCTGCCTACAAGAGCGCCGATCTGGTTCGCCGCCTGATGGACCAGGGCGCCGAAGTGCGCGTGGTCATGACCCGTGGCGGTGCCGAGTTCATCACTCCGCTGACCATGCAGGCCCTGTCGGGACACCCTGTACACCTGGACCTGCTGGACCCTGCAGCCGAAGCGGCCATGGGGCACATCGAGCTGGCCAAATGGGCCGACCTGGTGCTGATCGCCCCAGCCACCGCCGACCTGATCGCCCGGCTGGCCCAAGGCATTGCCGATGACCTGCTGACCACGCTGGTGCTGGCCACCGATGCGGTGGTCGCCGTAGCTCCAGCGATGAACCAGGCCATGTGGCGCGACCCGGCCACCCAGGCCAACCTGCAAACCCTTGAAAGTCGCGACCTGAAAGTCTTCGGCCCCGCCTCCGGCAGCCAGGCCTGTGGCGACGTAGGCCTGGGCCGCATGCTCGAGGCCACCGACCTGGCCCAGCTTGCCGCGGACTGCTTCAAGCGTCAGGCACTGACCGGCAAGCACGTACTGATCACTGCCGGCCCGACCCAGGAAAACATCGATCCGGTGCGCTACATCACCAACCACAGCTCCGGAAAAATGGGCTTTGCCCTGGCCGAAGCCGCAGTGGAAGCCGGTGCCCGCGTGACCCTGATCACCGGCCCCGTGCACCTGCCGACCCCGGATCGCGTCACCCGTATCGACGTGGTCAGCGCCCGCGACATGCTCGCCGCCTGCGAAGCGGCGATTCCTTGCGACCTGTTCATCGCCTCGGCTGCGGTTGCCGATTACCGCCCGGAAGTCGTCGCACCACAGAAACTCAAGAAAGATCCTACGAACGGCGACGGCTTGTTGCTACAAATGGTGCGCAACCCGGACATCCTGGCCAGCATCGCCACGCGCCCCGACCGCCCGTTCAGTGTCGGTTTCGCCGCTGAAACCGAACACCTGCTCGACTACGCTGCCCGCAAGTTGAAAGACAAGAATCTCGATTTGATCGTCGCCAACGACGTCGCCAACCCGAGCATTGGCTTCAACAGCGAAGAGAACGCCTGCAGCGTGATCGACCGCGACCTCCACGCCACACTTTTCGCCCAGACCAGCAAGAGCAAGATTGCTCGACAGCTGATCACCTTCATCGCTGAACGACTGAACCAGGTTTAA
- the argB gene encoding acetylglutamate kinase — MTLEREAAANTAKVLSEALPYIRRYVGKTLVIKYGGNAMESEELKTGFARDIVLMKAVGINPVVVHGGGPQIGDLLKRLSIESHFVDGMRVTDAATMDVVEMVLGGQVNKDIVNLINRHGGSAIGLTGKDAELIRAKKLTVTRQTPEMTQPEIIDIGHVGEVVGINTDLLNLLVKGDFIPVIAPIGVGENGESYNINADLVAGKVAEALKAEKLMLLTNIAGLMDKSGKVLTGLSTQQVDDLIADGTIYGGMLPKIRCALEAVQGGVGSSLIIDGRVPNAILLEIFTDTGVGTLISNRKRH; from the coding sequence ATGACCCTCGAACGCGAAGCCGCCGCCAACACCGCCAAGGTCCTGTCCGAAGCGTTGCCTTACATTCGCCGCTATGTCGGCAAGACACTGGTGATCAAATACGGCGGCAACGCGATGGAAAGCGAGGAGCTGAAAACCGGCTTCGCCCGCGACATCGTGCTGATGAAGGCTGTCGGCATCAACCCGGTCGTGGTTCACGGTGGTGGCCCGCAAATCGGTGATCTGCTCAAGCGCCTGTCGATCGAGAGCCACTTCGTCGACGGCATGCGCGTCACCGACGCCGCGACCATGGACGTGGTGGAGATGGTCCTCGGCGGCCAGGTCAACAAGGACATCGTCAACCTGATCAACCGTCATGGCGGCAGCGCCATCGGCCTGACCGGTAAAGATGCCGAGCTGATCCGCGCGAAGAAGCTCACCGTCACCCGCCAGACCCCGGAGATGACCCAGCCGGAAATCATCGACATCGGTCACGTCGGCGAAGTGGTCGGGATCAACACCGACTTGCTGAACCTGCTGGTCAAAGGCGATTTCATTCCGGTGATCGCACCGATCGGCGTTGGCGAAAACGGCGAGTCGTACAACATCAACGCCGACCTGGTGGCCGGTAAAGTGGCCGAAGCACTCAAGGCCGAAAAACTGATGCTGCTGACCAATATCGCCGGCCTGATGGACAAGTCGGGCAAGGTCCTGACCGGTCTGAGCACGCAGCAAGTCGATGACCTGATCGCCGACGGCACCATCTATGGCGGCATGCTGCCGAAGATCCGTTGCGCGCTGGAAGCGGTCCAGGGTGGCGTGGGCAGCTCGCTGATCATTGATGGTCGCGTGCCGAACGCGATCCTGCTGGAGATCTTTACCGATACCGGCGTGGGCACCCTAATCAGCAATCGCAAGCGTCACTAA
- a CDS encoding MFS transporter, producing the protein MRWATYFAVLASVLSVGLALGVSMPLVSFRLESWGYGSFAIGVMAAMPAIGVLVGAKISSHLASRLGTANLMRLCLWGGAVSIGLLALLPSYPIWLALRLMIGVVLTLVFILGESWINQLVVEQWRGRLVALYGSSYALSQLAGPILLGVLGTEHDYGFWVGVGLLVAAPFLLLGRSGAPSSESCSVTFGDLLAFCRGLPAIAWGVSLFAAFEAMILTLLPVYCLRQGFTTEIALAMVSTVVVGDALLQLPIGALADRVSRRTLFTGCAMVLLVSSLAIPPLIDTLLIWPLWVLFGASAGGLFTLSLILIGERYRDDALVRANAHIAQLWGIGCLLGPLIAGAGSQWISGHALPLLMATGAFGLVILVSRQGAFGSVQPA; encoded by the coding sequence ATGCGTTGGGCGACGTATTTCGCCGTGTTGGCGTCTGTCTTGAGTGTCGGCCTGGCCCTGGGGGTCAGCATGCCGCTGGTGTCGTTTCGCCTGGAAAGCTGGGGTTATGGCTCGTTTGCAATCGGTGTAATGGCGGCGATGCCAGCCATCGGCGTGCTGGTGGGCGCGAAGATTTCCAGTCATCTGGCGTCACGCCTGGGCACGGCCAACCTGATGCGCCTGTGCTTGTGGGGTGGCGCGGTGTCCATCGGTCTGTTGGCGCTGCTGCCCAGTTATCCGATCTGGCTGGCGCTGCGCTTGATGATCGGCGTGGTGCTGACGCTGGTGTTCATCCTCGGCGAAAGCTGGATCAACCAGCTGGTGGTCGAGCAATGGCGCGGACGGCTGGTAGCGCTGTATGGCAGCAGCTACGCATTGAGCCAGTTGGCCGGGCCGATTCTGCTGGGCGTGCTCGGCACCGAACACGATTATGGCTTCTGGGTCGGCGTCGGTTTACTGGTGGCGGCGCCTTTCCTGTTGCTGGGGCGCAGCGGTGCTCCCAGCAGCGAATCCTGCAGTGTGACCTTTGGTGATCTGCTGGCGTTCTGTCGCGGCTTACCCGCGATCGCCTGGGGTGTGTCGCTGTTCGCGGCGTTCGAAGCCATGATCCTGACGCTGCTGCCGGTCTACTGCCTGCGCCAGGGCTTCACCACGGAAATCGCCCTGGCGATGGTCAGCACGGTGGTGGTGGGCGATGCCCTGCTGCAATTGCCGATTGGCGCGCTGGCCGATCGCGTGTCGCGGCGCACGCTGTTCACTGGCTGCGCGATGGTCCTGCTGGTCTCGAGCCTGGCCATTCCGCCGCTGATCGATACGCTGTTGATTTGGCCGCTGTGGGTGCTGTTCGGCGCCAGTGCCGGTGGATTGTTCACCCTGTCGCTGATACTTATCGGCGAGCGTTATCGCGACGACGCGCTGGTTCGGGCCAATGCGCATATTGCGCAGCTATGGGGGATCGGTTGCCTGCTCGGGCCGTTGATCGCCGGCGCCGGTAGCCAATGGATCAGCGGGCATGCCTTGCCGTTGCTGATGGCGACGGGGGCGTTCGGGTTGGTGATTCTGGTGTCGCGCCAAGGTGCGTTCGGGTCGGTGCAGCCGGCCTAG
- a CDS encoding ABC transporter substrate-binding protein has protein sequence MRLAALPLLLVPLLLSPLAQAAALSVCTEASPEGFDVVQYNSLTTTNASADVLMNRLVDFDTASGKVVPSLADSWEVSPDGLTYVFKLHPQVKFHRTDYFSPTRELTAEDVKFSFDRMLDPANPWHQVAQSGFPHAQSMQLPALIKKIDALDPLTVRFTLDHADSTFLATLSMGFASIYSAEYADKLLKAGTTEKLNSQPIGTGPFVFTRFQKDASVRYKANPDYFGGKPSVDPLIFAITPDANVRLQKLRRNECQIALSPKPLDVQAAMKEPTLKVEKTEAFMTAFVGINSQHPPLDKPEVRQAINLAFDKANYVKAVFEDTAEPANGPYPPNTWSYAKNLPGYPHDMAKAKALMAKAGLKDGFQTTIWTRPSGSLLNPNPSLGAQLLQSDLAEIGIQAEIRVIEWGELIRRAKAGEHDLLFMGWAGDNGDPDNFLTPQFSCAAVKSGTNFARYCNQDLDKLISAGKTTGEQGVRTKLYEQAQAQIQQQALWLPLAHPTAFALTRKDIEGYQVSPFGRQDYSKVSFK, from the coding sequence ATGCGCCTCGCTGCTCTACCCCTGTTGCTCGTCCCTCTTCTGCTGAGTCCTTTGGCCCAGGCAGCGGCCCTGAGTGTCTGCACCGAGGCCAGTCCGGAAGGATTCGATGTGGTGCAGTACAACTCGTTGACCACCACCAATGCCTCTGCCGATGTGCTGATGAACCGTCTGGTGGATTTCGACACCGCCAGCGGCAAAGTGGTGCCCAGCCTCGCCGACAGCTGGGAAGTCAGCCCCGATGGCCTGACTTACGTGTTCAAGCTGCACCCACAGGTGAAATTCCACCGCACCGACTACTTCAGCCCGACGCGCGAACTGACCGCCGAAGATGTGAAGTTCAGCTTCGATCGCATGCTCGACCCGGCCAACCCGTGGCACCAGGTCGCCCAGAGCGGCTTCCCCCACGCGCAATCGATGCAATTGCCAGCACTCATCAAGAAGATCGACGCACTTGATCCGCTGACCGTGCGTTTCACCCTTGATCACGCCGACTCGACCTTCCTGGCGACCTTGAGCATGGGTTTTGCCTCGATCTACTCGGCCGAGTACGCCGACAAACTGTTGAAGGCCGGCACGACGGAAAAGCTCAACAGCCAGCCAATCGGCACCGGGCCCTTTGTTTTCACGCGCTTCCAGAAAGACGCCTCGGTTCGCTACAAGGCCAACCCGGACTACTTCGGCGGCAAGCCGTCGGTGGACCCGCTGATCTTCGCCATCACGCCTGATGCCAACGTACGCCTGCAAAAGTTGCGTCGTAACGAATGCCAGATTGCCCTGTCGCCCAAGCCACTGGACGTACAGGCTGCTATGAAAGAACCGACGCTGAAAGTCGAAAAGACTGAAGCCTTCATGACCGCATTCGTCGGCATCAACAGCCAGCATCCTCCCCTGGACAAGCCGGAGGTGCGCCAGGCGATCAACCTTGCCTTCGACAAGGCCAACTACGTCAAAGCCGTGTTCGAAGACACCGCCGAACCTGCCAACGGCCCTTACCCGCCGAACACCTGGAGCTACGCCAAAAACCTGCCTGGCTACCCCCATGACATGGCAAAAGCCAAGGCATTGATGGCCAAGGCCGGGCTGAAGGACGGTTTCCAGACCACCATCTGGACTCGCCCGTCAGGCAGCTTGCTGAACCCGAATCCAAGCCTTGGTGCACAACTGCTGCAGTCGGACCTCGCGGAAATCGGCATTCAGGCCGAGATTCGTGTGATCGAATGGGGTGAACTAATCCGCCGCGCCAAGGCCGGCGAGCACGATCTGCTGTTCATGGGCTGGGCCGGTGATAACGGTGACCCGGACAACTTCCTCACGCCGCAGTTTTCCTGCGCCGCGGTCAAGTCCGGTACTAACTTCGCCCGCTACTGCAACCAGGATCTGGACAAGCTGATCAGCGCCGGCAAGACCACCGGCGAACAGGGCGTGCGCACCAAGCTCTACGAACAGGCCCAGGCGCAGATCCAGCAACAGGCGCTGTGGCTGCCCCTGGCCCATCCGACGGCGTTTGCCCTGACGCGCAAGGATATCGAGGGTTATCAGGTGAGCCCGTTCGGACGGCAGGATTACTCCAAGGTGAGTTTCAAATAA
- a CDS encoding aldehyde dehydrogenase — protein sequence MTTLTRADWEQKARDLKIEGRAYLNGEYTDAVSGETFECISPVDGRLLGKIASCDAADAQRAVENARATFNSGVWSRLAPTKRKATMIRFAGLLKKHAEELALLETLDMGKPISDSLYIDVPGAAQALSWSGEAIDKIYDEVAATPHDQLGLVTREPVGVVAAIVPWNFPLMMACWKLGPALSTGNSVILKPSEKSPLTAIRIAALAVEAGIPKGVLNVLPGYGHTVGKALGLHNDVDTLVFTGSTKIAKQLMIYAGESNMKRIWLEAGGKSPNIVFADAPNLQEAAESAAGAIAFNQGEVCTAGSRLLVERSIKDKFLPLVIEALKTWKPGNPLDPATNVGALVDTQQMNTVLSYIESGHADGAKLVAGGKRTLQETGGTYVEPTIFDGVSNAMKIAQEEIFGPVLSVIEFDTAEEAINIANDTPYGLAAAVWTSDISKAHLTARALRAGSVWVNQYDGGDMTAPFGGFKQSGNGRDKSLHAFDKYTELKATWIKL from the coding sequence ATGACCACCCTGACTCGTGCCGACTGGGAACAAAAGGCTCGCGACCTGAAGATCGAAGGCCGCGCTTACCTCAATGGCGAGTACACCGATGCCGTTTCCGGCGAGACCTTCGAGTGCATCAGCCCGGTCGATGGCCGCCTGCTTGGCAAGATTGCCAGCTGTGACGCCGCCGACGCCCAGCGCGCCGTGGAAAACGCTCGCGCCACCTTCAATTCCGGCGTCTGGTCGCGCCTGGCGCCGACCAAGCGCAAAGCCACCATGATCCGTTTCGCCGGCCTGCTGAAAAAGCACGCCGAGGAACTGGCCCTGCTTGAAACCCTGGACATGGGCAAGCCGATCAGTGACTCCCTGTACATCGACGTTCCCGGCGCGGCGCAAGCCCTGAGCTGGAGCGGCGAAGCCATCGACAAGATCTACGACGAAGTCGCGGCCACCCCGCACGATCAGCTGGGTCTGGTGACCCGTGAGCCGGTGGGTGTCGTTGCCGCCATCGTGCCGTGGAACTTCCCGCTGATGATGGCCTGCTGGAAACTGGGCCCGGCGCTGTCCACCGGTAACTCGGTGATCCTCAAGCCTTCGGAAAAATCCCCGCTGACCGCCATCCGCATTGCGGCACTGGCTGTCGAGGCCGGCATTCCGAAAGGCGTGCTGAACGTACTGCCGGGCTACGGCCACACCGTCGGCAAGGCCCTGGGCCTGCACAACGACGTCGACACGCTGGTGTTCACCGGTTCCACCAAGATCGCCAAGCAACTGATGATCTACGCCGGCGAGTCGAACATGAAGCGCATCTGGCTGGAAGCCGGCGGCAAGAGCCCGAACATCGTGTTCGCCGATGCCCCGAACCTGCAAGAAGCCGCCGAATCCGCTGCGGGCGCCATCGCCTTCAACCAGGGCGAAGTCTGCACCGCCGGCTCGCGTCTGCTGGTGGAGCGTTCCATCAAGGACAAATTCCTGCCGTTGGTGATCGAGGCGCTGAAAACCTGGAAGCCGGGCAACCCGCTGGATCCGGCGACCAACGTCGGTGCGCTGGTCGATACCCAGCAGATGAACACCGTGCTGTCCTACATCGAATCCGGTCACGCCGACGGCGCCAAACTGGTGGCCGGTGGCAAGCGTACCCTCCAGGAAACTGGCGGGACCTACGTTGAACCGACCATTTTCGATGGCGTGAGCAACGCGATGAAAATCGCCCAGGAAGAAATCTTCGGCCCGGTACTGTCGGTCATCGAATTCGATACCGCCGAAGAGGCCATCAATATCGCCAACGACACGCCATACGGCCTGGCGGCAGCGGTCTGGACGTCTGACATCTCCAAGGCTCACCTCACCGCCCGTGCACTGCGTGCCGGCAGCGTGTGGGTCAACCAGTACGACGGCGGTGACATGACCGCACCGTTCGGTGGCTTCAAGCAGTCCGGCAACGGTCGCGACAAGTCGCTGCACGCGTTCGACAAGTACACCGAGCTGAAGGCGACCTGGATCAAGTTGTGA